A single genomic interval of Cucumis sativus cultivar 9930 chromosome 5, Cucumber_9930_V3, whole genome shotgun sequence harbors:
- the LOC101206975 gene encoding uricase-2, with protein MNFLFTGKPLPLFFYKDHLQIIAKSTSSTAKIRSPATFMAPEDAVVVVNGLNFEQRHGKERVRVARVWRTKGGRHFIVEWSVGISLLSDCVAAYVSDDNSDIVATDTMKNTVYAKAKECSDQTSVEDFAIFLAKHFTLYYNQVTTTIVKIAEKSWERVSVNGQPHNHGFKLGSEKHTTEVIFKKSGVLQVSSGIEELSLLKTTQSGFERFHRDKYTALPETRERILATEVSALWRYSFDSLYDIPKNQGYFTETYLDVKKVLVDTFFGPPKEGVYSPSVQYTLYEMAKNVLSRFQVISSVKLKMPNLHFLPVNISTKDNQSIVKFEDDVYLPTDEPHGSIEASLSRFSSKL; from the exons ATGAACTTTTTATTCACTGGAAAACCATTACCGCTTTTCTTCTACAAAGACCATTTGCAAATCATTGCCAAATCAACTTCTTCGACCGCTAAAATCCGATCTCCGGCCACATTCATGGCTCCCGAAGACGCTGTAGTCGTAGTGAACGGCTTGAACTTTGAGCAGAGGCACGGCAAGGAACGAGTGCGAGTGGCTCGGGTTTGGCGGACCAAAGGCGGCCGTCATTTTATTGTTGAATGGAGCGTTGGCATCAGTCTTCTCTCCGATTGCGTCGCTGCATACGTTAGCGACGATAATTCCGATATTGTTGCAACCGATACTATGAAGAACACT GTATATGCAAAAGCCAAGGAGTGTTCTGACCAAACTTCGGTGGAagattttgcaatttttcttgCCAAGCACTTCACGTTATATTACAATCAG GTTACTACTACGATAGTGAAGATTGCAGAAAAGTCATGGGAGCGTGTATCTGTAAATGGTCAACCACACAACCATG GCTTCAAACTTGGATCTGAGAAGCACACAACAGAGGTGATATTTAAGAAGTCAGGTGTTTTACAAGTGAGCTCTGGTATTGAAGAACTATCTTTGCTGAAGACAACTCAA TCAGGTTTTGAGCGATTTCATAGGGATAAGTACACAGCTCTTCCTGAGACACGAGAGAGGATATTAGCCACCGAAGTATCTGCTTTATGGAG GTATTCGTTTGATTCTCTCTATGATATCCCCAAAAACCAAGGTTACTTCACAGAAACATACCTTGACGTGAAAAAAGTATTAGTTGACACCTTCTTTGGTCCTCCGAAAGAGGGAGTTTATAGCCCATCTGTGCAATACACTCTCTATGAAATGGCAAAGAATGTCCTCAGCAG gTTCCAAGTTATATCATCAGTGAAGCTGAAAATGCCAAATCTTCACTTCTTACCTGTCAACATATCAACAAAAGATAATCAGAGTATCGTTAAG TTTGAGGATGATGTGTATCTGCCAACAGATGAACCGCATGGATCAATTGAAGCTTCCTTGAGCCGCTTCTCTTCAAAGCTATGA
- the LOC101207218 gene encoding apoptosis-inducing factor 2 has translation MCLLNSTKGLQMMAAEDKKRVVIVGGGIGGAFVAYSLQFVADVVLIDQKEYFEISWAGLRSMVEPSFAERSVINHTDYLPNARIIASSATSITDKEVFVSDGSSVPYDYLIVATGHKENIPKSRTERLGQYQAECEKIKSADTILIIGGGPTGVELAAEIAVDFPEKNLKLIHRGPRLMEFVGVKASQKALDWLTSKKVEVILQQSISMQALSEGVYQTSGGETIAADCHFMCTGKPIGSQWLKETVLAKSLDIHGRLMVDKHLRVRGFKNVFAVGDITDLQEIKQGYLAERHAHVTSKNLKLMLAGANESRLATYKPGSQLAIVSLGRKEGVAQLPFITISGCIPGLIKSGDLFVGKTRKELGLAP, from the exons ATGTGTCTATTGAATTCTACCAAAGGCCTGCAGATGATGGCGGCCGAGGACAAGAAGAGAGTGGTGATTGTAGGTGGAGGAATTGGCGGCGCATTTGTTGCTTATTCTCTTCAATTTGTCGCCGATGTCGTTCTAATCGATCA GAAGGAGTATTTCGAGATCTCATGGGCAGGCTTGAGGTCAATGGTGGAGCCATCATTTGCTGAAAGATCTGTGATTAATCATACAGATTACCTTCCCAATGCAAGAATTATTGCATCTTCAGCCACAAGTATTACAGACAAGGAAGTTTTCGTGTCAGATGGCTCTTCAGTTCCTTACGATTATCTTATTGTTGCCACCGGTCACAAGGAAAACATTCCAAAAAGTAGAACTGAAAGGCTCGGTCAATACCAAGCAG AATGCGAGAAGATAAAATCTGCCGATACGATTTTAATAATTGGAGGAGGCCCTACTGGTGTTGAACTTGCTGCTGAAATTGCAGTTGATTTTCCTgagaaaaatttgaaattaatacaCCGAGGGCCGAGATTAATGGAATTTGTTGGGGTTAAGGCTTCTCAAAAAGCACTGGATTGGCTAACATCAAAGAAAGTTGAAGTGATCCTCCAACAATCTATTTCAATGCAAGCTTTATCAGAGGGAGTATATCAAACTTCAGGTGGCGAGACTATTGCAGCCGATTGCCACTTTATGTGCACCGGAAAACCAATTGGATCTCAGTGGTTGAAAGAGACAGTCTTGGCAAAAAGCTTGGACATCCATGGAAGACTGATGGTCGACAAGCACCTGAGAGTCAGGGGTTTTAAGAATGTCTTTGCAGTGGGAGATATCACAGACCTTCAG GAAATCAAACAAGGTTACTTAGCAGAAAGACATGCGCATGTAACTTCCAAGAACCTAAAACTGATGCTAGCAGGAGCAAATGAGAGCAGGCTAGCTACGTACAAACCCGGTTCCCAGCTCGCAATCGTTTCTCTCGGAAGGAAAGAAGGAGTTGCACAACTACCTTTCATTACAATTAGTGGATGCATCCCTGGATTGATTAAATCTGGAGACTTGTTTGTGGGAAAGACAAGAAAGGAACTTGGATTAGCACCTTGA
- the LOC101204678 gene encoding uncharacterized protein LOC101204678, translated as MDADLRHDDRPFPIPNQPHRFKFHLSPIHFSSILILLLAISFFAFPKTNFYKSQSSKLTNLLKFSNQPPGFNPLCVLWMAPFLSGGGYSSEAWSYILALRHHITNPGFRLVIRHHGDLESVDFWEGLPESVRNLAIELHRTRCRMNETVVICHSEPGAWNPPLFETLPCPPGPYQKFKSVIGRTMFETDRVTREHVNRCNVMDYVWVPSEFHVSTFVESGVDPSKIVKVVQPVDVNFFDPLKYKPLSLESVGTLVLGGKNFEEEVKLEKKRFVFLSIFKWEFRKGWDVLLEAYLKEFSKKDEVGLFLLTNPYHTDSDFGNKILDFVENSDLQMPLSGWAPVYVVDIHIPQTDLPRVYKAADAFVLPSRGEGWGRPLVEAMAMSLPVIATNWSGQTEFLTDENSYPLPVERMSEVKEEPFKGHMWAEPSISKLQVLMREVTVNVDEAKEKGRRARQDMIDRFSPDIVADIVHRQIENIFHEKR; from the coding sequence ATGGATGCTGATCTCCGCCACGACGATCGCCCATTTCCCATTCCCAACCAACCTCACCGTTTCAAATTCCACCTTTCTCCGATCCACTTCTCATCCATTCTCATTCTCCTTCTAGCAATTTCCTTCTTCGCTTTCCCCAAAACAAATTTCTACAAATCCCAATCCTCAAAACTCACCaatcttctaaaattttctaaccAACCCCCGGGTTTTAATCCATTATGTGTTCTTTGGATGGCCCCTTTTCTTTCTGGTGGTGGGTACAGTTCAGAAGCTTGGTCCTACATTTTAGCTCTTCGTCATCATATAACAAACCCTGGATTTCGTTTGGTCATTCGGCATCATGGTGATCTAGAATCGGTCGACTTTTGGGAAGGCTTACCGGAATCTGTAAGGAATTTGGCTATTGAACTTCATAGAACAAGATGTAGAATGAATGAAACTGTTGTGATTTGTCACAGTGAACCTGGTGCTTGGAATCCTCCATTGTTTGAAACTTTGCCTTGCCCACCAGGTCCTTATCAAAAGTTCAAGTCAGTGATTGGTAGAACAATGTTTGAAACTGATAGGGTAACTCGAGAACATGTGAATCGATGTAATGTAATGGATTATGTTTGGGTTCCTTCTGaatttcatgtctctacatttGTGGAAAGTGGGGTTGATCCTTCTAAGATTGTGAAAGTTGTTCAACCTGTTGATGTTAATTTCTTTGATCCATTGAAATACAAACCACTTAGTCTTGAATCTGTAGGAACATTAGTTTTAGGAGGCAAGAACtttgaagaagaagtaaagttagagaagaagagatttgTGTTTCTGAGTATCTTTAAATGGGAATTTAGGAAAGGTTGGGATGTGTTGTTGGAAGCTTACTTGAAAGAATTCTCTAAGAAAGATGAAGTGGGGTTGTTTTTATTGACAAATCCTTACCATACTGATAGTGATTTTGGGAATAAGATATTGGATTTTGTAGAAAATTCTGACTTACAAATGCCACTTTCTGGTTGGGCTCCTGTTTATGTGGTTGATATTCATATACCTCAAACTGATTTGCCTAGAGTTTACAAGGCTGCTGATGCATTTGTACTTCCATCAAGAGGAGAAGGATGGGGAAGGCCACTAGTCGAAGCGATGGCAATGTCGTTGCCAGTGATCGCTACGAACTGGTCGGGACAGACGGAGTTTTTGACAGATGAAAATAGCTATCCGTTGCCGGTTGAGAGAATGAGTGAAGTGAAGGAAGAGCCATTCAAAGGGCATATGTGGGCGGAACCATCCATCAGTAAGCTTCAAGTTCTAATGAGGGAAGTGACAGTTAATGTTGATGAAGCTAAGGAGAAAGGAAGACGGGCGAGGCAGGACATGATCGATCGATTCTCACCCGACATTGTTGCCGATATTGTTCATCGTCagatagaaaatatatttcatgAGAAGAGatga
- the LOC101207637 gene encoding vacuolar protein sorting-associated protein 60.1 yields MKRVFGVKKDKEPPPSIQDASDRINKRGESVDDKIKKLDVELSRYKEQIKKTRPGPAQEAVKARAMRVLKQKRMYEGQRDMLYNQTFNLDQVAFASEGIKDAQQTMSALKSANKELKGMMKTVRIQDIDNLQDEMMDLMDVSNEIQETLGRSYNVPDDIDEDELLGELDALEADMGFETEADGVPSYLQPDKESDFEGELNLPAAPIGHAAVPAGRNNAQAEDELGLPAVPHASLRG; encoded by the exons ATGAAGAGGGTTTTTGGTGTCAAGAAAGACAAAGAACCGCCGCCTTCTATTCAAGATGCCTCCGATAGG ATTAATAAAAGGGGTGAATCAGTTGATGATAAGATAAAGAAGCTTGATGTTGAACTCAGTAGATATAAGGAGCAGATCAAGAAAACGAGGCCTGGTCCAGCTCAAGAAGCTGTTAAAGCCCGAGCAATGAGAGTTCTAAAGCAAAAACGAAT GTATGAAGGACAACGTGACATGCTTTACAATCAGACATTTAACTTAGATCAAGTTGCATTTGCCTCGGAGGGCATAAAAGATGCTCAGCAAACG ATGTCGGCCTTGAAATCCGCCAATAAGGAGTTGAAAGGAATGATGAAAACAGTCAGAATACAAGACATAGAT AACTTACAAGATGAGATGATGGATCTGATGGATGTGAGCAATGAAATTCAAGAGACTCTTGGTAGGAGCTATAATGTACCTGACGACATTGATGAGGATGAACTTTTGGGTG AGCTTGATGCCTTGGAAGCAGACATGGGATTTGAAACTGAAGCTGATGGGGTTCCATCTTATCTCCAGCCTGACAAGGAATCTGATTTTGAAGGAGAGCTCAACTTGCCTGCCGCTCCTATAGGGCATGCAGCAGTTCCTGCTGGCAGAAACAATGCGCAG GCCGAGGATGAATTGGGTTTACCCGCTGTTCCTCACGCATCCCTTCGAGGCTAG